A single window of Oceanococcus atlanticus DNA harbors:
- a CDS encoding MAPEG family protein has product MAPSIAVLLAFTALTFVLVAVYVNYRVALVFTGKAPANSWTRGASTWNNPSWTTRFEHAHLNCLENLPVYAAVVLAASLLGQLTLIDQLAWTYFGFRLAQSLVHIISTSATFVFLRALMLTGQWVILAYWLLKLSGLI; this is encoded by the coding sequence ATGGCACCTTCGATTGCTGTACTTCTGGCCTTTACCGCCCTGACCTTCGTGCTGGTCGCGGTTTACGTCAACTACCGCGTTGCCCTGGTTTTCACCGGCAAAGCGCCGGCCAATTCCTGGACCCGCGGCGCGTCAACCTGGAATAACCCGTCCTGGACCACGCGCTTTGAGCACGCACACCTGAACTGTCTGGAAAATCTGCCGGTTTATGCAGCGGTGGTACTGGCAGCCTCACTGCTGGGCCAGCTCACCCTGATCGACCAACTGGCCTGGACCTACTTTGGCTTCCGCCTGGCCCAGTCGCTGGTTCATATCATCAGCACCAGCGCCACTTTCGTCTTTTTGCGCGCCCTGATGCTGACCGGCCAATGGGTGATTCTGGCCTACTGGCTGCTCAAGCTGAGCGGCTTGATCTGA
- a CDS encoding GGDEF domain-containing protein, with protein sequence MELLKSAMIIAAAGLLLTALLPVRRLVTELPKGASRRGWHWLAALVVVMIGCYSAYALGHKTSVKLADELIIPTILLFGSWFILMVSQLSAAGIHDARRLVRLERECITDGLTGIYNRRFFDHQLLIEHARAVRNNKPLSLMLLDIDRFKAVNDTHGHQVGDQVLVEIAELVQRLSRSADIVARFGGEELAIISPETSLDQATQQAERLREAIKKHVTTRAGADTPCRVEVTASIGVANLRRGEVAEPTAVLRRADEALYLAKASGRDCVLAEGAKLSPRVVQIKDWVAGKSPTQAA encoded by the coding sequence ATGGAACTGCTCAAATCAGCCATGATCATTGCTGCGGCAGGCTTGCTGCTGACCGCTCTGCTGCCGGTGCGCCGGCTGGTTACGGAACTGCCCAAAGGCGCCAGCCGTCGGGGTTGGCACTGGCTCGCCGCCCTGGTTGTTGTGATGATTGGCTGCTACTCGGCTTATGCGCTGGGTCACAAAACCAGCGTGAAGCTGGCGGACGAGCTGATCATTCCGACCATCTTGCTGTTTGGCAGCTGGTTTATCTTGATGGTGAGTCAGCTGTCTGCCGCCGGCATTCATGATGCCCGCCGTCTGGTACGCCTGGAGCGGGAGTGCATCACCGATGGTTTGACCGGCATCTATAACCGCCGCTTTTTCGATCATCAACTGTTGATTGAACATGCTCGAGCAGTGCGCAACAACAAACCGTTGTCATTGATGTTGCTGGATATTGATCGCTTCAAGGCGGTCAATGACACGCATGGTCACCAGGTCGGAGATCAAGTCCTGGTGGAAATTGCCGAATTGGTTCAGCGCCTGTCACGCAGCGCCGATATTGTTGCGCGATTTGGTGGCGAAGAACTGGCCATTATCAGCCCTGAAACCAGCCTGGATCAGGCCACCCAGCAGGCCGAGCGTTTGCGTGAGGCGATTAAGAAGCATGTCACCACACGTGCCGGCGCTGACACGCCTTGTCGTGTCGAAGTTACCGCGAGCATCGGCGTGGCCAACCTGCGGCGTGGCGAGGTTGCCGAACCTACAGCGGTGCTGCGCCGTGCCGATGAAGCGCTCTATCTGGCCAAGGCGAGTGGGCGCGATTGCGTCCTGGCCGAAGGCGCTAAGTTGTCACCACGTGTGGTCCAGATTAAAGACTGGGTGGCCGGAAAGTCGCCCACCCAGGCTGCTTAG
- a CDS encoding cytochrome P450 has product MSATAEISDNIATKTTPKVAGLPLIGNTLDMAKDPAKFFVDCYRKHGPVFKINILGKPYKVMGGVEAATFMGTREGKECLRSKEFWQGLVKEFDAHLALPGADGDDHKEMREILRHGYSKDAIKGRYNQLLKITDGSIERDWKPGTKVPVLQAFQFMVTDQLGTILTGSAPLEYVEDIRVTILNILNVLVTRQRPRFLLLNPAYRKAKQRVFELGDKMRAEYLANPDARSEENRNLIDDIMQANLNGSHIMPDHNLRLQLVAPYVAGLDTVANTTAAITYTVLKNPDVLARIHAEVDALFADGDIDEAGLMKKIPVLQAAIMETMRLYPIAVAQMRCANKDFVFEGHQFHEGEMIYIATCVPHFMEELYPDPYTFDVDRYEKPRAEHRQTGAYSPYGRGPHTCLGKSLAEVQLALTMARLFYRLDLSLESPDYQLKTKTAPTPGPAMSYKLKVNGYRN; this is encoded by the coding sequence GTGAGCGCCACCGCAGAGATTTCTGACAACATCGCGACCAAAACCACGCCTAAGGTTGCCGGCCTGCCTTTGATCGGGAACACCCTGGACATGGCCAAGGATCCCGCCAAGTTTTTTGTCGATTGCTATCGCAAACACGGGCCGGTGTTCAAGATCAACATTCTGGGCAAGCCATACAAGGTGATGGGCGGGGTCGAAGCGGCCACCTTCATGGGCACGCGCGAGGGCAAGGAGTGCTTGCGTTCAAAAGAGTTCTGGCAGGGCCTGGTCAAGGAGTTCGACGCGCATCTGGCTCTGCCTGGTGCCGACGGTGATGACCACAAGGAAATGCGTGAAATCTTGCGCCACGGTTATTCCAAGGATGCGATCAAAGGCCGTTACAACCAGCTGCTGAAGATTACTGATGGCTCGATTGAGCGCGATTGGAAACCGGGCACCAAGGTGCCGGTGCTGCAGGCCTTCCAATTCATGGTTACAGACCAGCTCGGCACCATTCTGACCGGCAGCGCTCCACTGGAGTACGTGGAAGATATCCGCGTCACCATTCTCAACATTCTGAATGTGCTGGTCACGCGTCAGCGTCCGCGGTTTTTGTTGCTGAATCCGGCCTATCGCAAGGCCAAGCAACGCGTGTTTGAGCTGGGCGACAAGATGCGCGCCGAGTACCTGGCCAATCCCGATGCGCGCAGCGAAGAAAACCGCAATCTGATCGACGACATCATGCAGGCCAACCTCAATGGCTCGCACATCATGCCCGACCACAATTTGCGCCTGCAGCTGGTTGCACCCTATGTGGCCGGGTTGGATACGGTGGCCAACACCACGGCAGCGATCACCTACACGGTGCTCAAGAACCCCGATGTGCTGGCCAGAATTCATGCGGAGGTCGACGCTTTGTTTGCCGATGGCGACATCGATGAAGCAGGCCTAATGAAGAAAATACCGGTGCTGCAGGCGGCGATCATGGAAACCATGCGTCTGTATCCCATCGCGGTGGCGCAAATGCGCTGTGCCAACAAGGACTTCGTGTTCGAAGGTCACCAGTTCCATGAAGGCGAGATGATCTACATCGCCACCTGCGTGCCGCACTTCATGGAAGAGCTGTACCCGGACCCTTACACCTTCGACGTGGATCGTTACGAAAAGCCGCGTGCAGAGCATCGCCAGACCGGCGCGTATTCGCCGTACGGTCGCGGGCCGCACACCTGTCTGGGCAAATCCCTGGCTGAGGTGCAGCTGGCCCTGACCATGGCCCGACTGTTCTATCGCCTGGATCTGTCCCTGGAGTCGCCGGACTATCAGCTGAAGACCAAGACCGCGCCGACGCCCGGCCCGGCCATGAGTTACAAGCTCAAGGTCAACGGCTACCGCAACTAA
- a CDS encoding parallel beta-helix domain-containing protein encodes MNITMMYRGIFAALMAVLLVACNGAGRDEPGGGTVGGGEGRVFVIEPGVNATADMVEAMVQVKPKDVIEFAEGYFELATGLQISSTENILVRGQGMDKTVLSFKNSGSQEGFLASTVRGITVEDLTVLDTPGDAFKLQGVDHGTLRRVRALWSSGRNTDEEDTITADNYSEKMNIACTDPARHNPANPNPLETDTTSPDYTVSVASGRYGIYPVNSQNILVEYSESVGASDAGIYVGQTDNAIIRNSRAAFNVFGFEIENVRGGEYVDNLAECNTGGFLVYDLDGLTRYGQRTRMYRNHARNNNTYNFAEPGSIVSNVPRGVGMITLAYDKIDVFDNVFENHGTAGIVHTSYEVLGVPGDRRLDLYTEGVHIWGNTFRDNGNDLPQPDLATILASGGSQVTSAFPMIVGLKNLTGGAGYRGGHIIWDGYLDDLSDCPYPTDDQGQPIPQDEDGKPIQGNQYPNPECRYNAYKFDDQGERIKPKWWSSCIDGDNEFADDSLTYANFHGLDGLEVLLGLDLGNPANLIAAVLDNVASLPNFPSDTDMSPHDCVAEYGENLPPLDPIVIPPFVPSGTIDPAPGDELVKQLCEATVAAGQINAAAYEVNCPTLDQYHLFSDPQDPMSLPNGRGVPFVLNSKLFSDFSTKYRVAYIPEGQKALYRDGQDNINATILFPVGTILAKTFSFADEDAQTEVAAETRLLIKRKTSGGQVYWDGLEYIWSEENGQRVAHLAQGGGSVAVSWDYTDVHSGVRHTGSTDSYLLPNANQCLTCHANDDAETGAAPIGPKPRNLNLPFSSESPLAHGVDAHPVAGQNQLMYWCQNGLMGNCPELVLNPVTGYVTSVERNPIFNVPGDSGHPANSDEDIEARVRSYLEVNCAHCHNPRGMAQNTGFYMDVFRPVNDTYGICKGPTATGSDGRGGHEYDIVPGSAADSIVPFRLGFEADKLTEKMPPLARSVVDEEAFELITRWINDVVDETYPNADACSSGGGGIFGR; translated from the coding sequence GTGAATATCACAATGATGTATCGGGGAATTTTTGCCGCCCTGATGGCTGTGCTGCTGGTCGCCTGCAATGGCGCCGGTCGCGATGAGCCAGGTGGTGGCACGGTTGGGGGCGGCGAAGGTCGTGTGTTTGTCATCGAGCCGGGTGTGAACGCCACGGCGGACATGGTTGAGGCCATGGTCCAGGTCAAACCCAAGGATGTCATCGAATTTGCCGAAGGGTATTTCGAGCTGGCCACCGGGCTGCAGATTTCGAGTACGGAAAACATCCTGGTGCGTGGCCAGGGTATGGACAAGACCGTACTGTCGTTCAAGAACAGCGGTTCTCAAGAGGGTTTTCTGGCCTCGACGGTGCGCGGTATCACGGTCGAAGATCTGACCGTGCTGGACACCCCCGGGGACGCTTTCAAGTTGCAGGGCGTTGATCACGGCACCTTGCGCCGCGTGCGCGCCTTGTGGTCCAGCGGGCGTAACACCGATGAAGAAGACACCATTACGGCGGATAACTACAGCGAGAAGATGAACATCGCTTGTACCGATCCGGCGCGGCATAATCCGGCCAACCCGAATCCGCTGGAAACCGATACCACCTCGCCGGACTACACGGTCAGCGTGGCTTCAGGCCGTTACGGGATCTACCCGGTCAACTCGCAGAACATCCTGGTCGAATACAGTGAGTCTGTGGGCGCTTCCGACGCCGGTATTTATGTCGGTCAAACCGACAACGCGATCATTCGCAACAGCCGTGCAGCCTTCAACGTATTCGGTTTTGAAATCGAAAACGTGCGCGGTGGCGAATACGTCGACAACCTGGCCGAGTGTAATACCGGCGGTTTCCTGGTGTACGACCTGGATGGTTTGACCCGCTACGGTCAGCGTACGCGGATGTACCGCAACCATGCGCGCAACAACAACACCTACAACTTCGCCGAACCGGGCAGCATCGTGTCCAACGTGCCGCGCGGTGTGGGCATGATCACCTTGGCCTACGACAAGATCGACGTGTTCGACAATGTGTTCGAAAACCACGGTACGGCGGGCATCGTGCACACCAGTTACGAAGTGCTGGGCGTGCCGGGTGATCGGCGTCTGGATCTGTACACCGAGGGTGTGCACATCTGGGGCAACACCTTCCGCGACAACGGCAATGACTTGCCGCAACCCGATCTGGCCACGATTCTGGCCAGCGGCGGTTCGCAGGTGACCTCGGCCTTCCCCATGATCGTGGGTCTTAAGAACCTGACCGGCGGGGCTGGGTACCGTGGCGGCCACATTATCTGGGACGGTTATCTCGATGATCTGAGCGATTGCCCGTACCCCACGGATGATCAGGGTCAGCCGATCCCGCAGGACGAAGACGGCAAACCGATCCAGGGCAATCAGTACCCCAACCCGGAATGTCGCTACAACGCTTACAAGTTTGATGATCAGGGCGAGCGCATCAAACCGAAGTGGTGGTCCTCGTGCATCGATGGCGACAATGAATTCGCCGACGACAGCCTGACCTATGCCAACTTCCACGGCCTTGATGGTCTGGAAGTGTTGCTTGGCCTGGATCTGGGTAACCCGGCAAATCTGATCGCAGCGGTGCTTGATAACGTTGCCAGTTTGCCCAATTTCCCATCCGACACCGACATGTCACCGCATGATTGTGTTGCCGAGTACGGTGAAAATCTGCCGCCGCTGGATCCGATCGTGATCCCGCCGTTCGTGCCGTCCGGCACGATCGACCCGGCACCTGGCGACGAGTTGGTCAAGCAGTTGTGCGAGGCCACGGTTGCAGCAGGGCAGATCAATGCAGCCGCCTATGAAGTCAATTGCCCGACCCTGGATCAGTACCATCTGTTCAGTGATCCGCAGGATCCGATGAGCCTGCCCAACGGACGTGGTGTTCCGTTTGTGCTCAACTCCAAGTTGTTCTCGGACTTCTCGACCAAGTATCGCGTTGCCTACATTCCGGAGGGCCAGAAGGCGCTGTACCGCGATGGTCAGGACAACATCAATGCGACCATTTTGTTCCCGGTGGGCACCATCCTGGCCAAGACCTTCTCTTTCGCCGATGAGGATGCACAAACCGAAGTGGCTGCGGAAACGCGTTTGCTGATCAAGCGCAAAACCTCCGGAGGCCAGGTTTACTGGGACGGTCTTGAGTACATCTGGAGCGAGGAAAATGGTCAGCGCGTGGCTCATCTGGCCCAGGGCGGTGGCAGTGTGGCGGTGAGCTGGGATTACACCGATGTGCACAGTGGTGTGCGTCACACCGGCTCGACGGACAGCTACCTGCTACCCAACGCCAATCAGTGTCTGACCTGCCATGCCAACGATGACGCGGAGACAGGCGCCGCACCGATCGGTCCCAAGCCGCGTAACCTGAACCTGCCGTTCTCCAGTGAATCGCCGTTGGCTCATGGCGTTGATGCCCATCCGGTCGCGGGCCAGAATCAGTTGATGTACTGGTGCCAGAATGGCTTGATGGGCAACTGTCCGGAGCTCGTCCTCAATCCGGTGACGGGCTATGTGACCAGTGTTGAACGCAACCCGATCTTCAATGTGCCTGGTGACTCGGGCCATCCGGCCAATTCGGATGAGGATATCGAGGCGCGCGTACGCTCTTATCTGGAGGTCAATTGTGCGCATTGCCACAACCCGCGCGGCATGGCCCAGAACACCGGTTTCTACATGGATGTATTCCGTCCGGTGAACGACACCTACGGTATCTGCAAAGGCCCGACAGCGACCGGCAGTGATGGCCGTGGCGGACATGAGTACGACATCGTGCCCGGAAGCGCCGCGGATTCCATCGTGCCCTTCCGCCTTGGCTTCGAGGCCGATAAGTTGACCGAAAAGATGCCGCCGTTGGCGCGCAGTGTGGTCGACGAAGAAGCCTTCGAATTGATCACGCGCTGGATCAATGACGTGGTCGATGAAACCTACCCCAATGCCGATGCCTGCAGCAGCGGTGGCGGCGGCATTTTCGGGCGCTAG
- a CDS encoding acetyl-CoA hydrolase/transferase C-terminal domain-containing protein, whose product MPTLHKDVNACVGDIIARVGKTISIGMPLGLGKPAALINALYARACEDPSITLRILTALTLEKPRGSSAVEKAFLEPFVARVYADCPDLVYAADLSAGRLPPNVEVYEFFFKPGSRMGNAHAQQHYISSNYTHAARDVFEQGCNVAAQQVSKREVDGATRYSLSANPDTSPELLRLLRESGRPHVVVGEVNQNLPYMYQDAEVAAAEFDLVLDHPAQTRTLFSTPKLAVTTPDYLVGVHASSLVRDGGTLQIGIGALGDAIVHALRLRHQDNTRYRALLKDTGAERDHAHLIERIGGRDAFERGLYGATEMFVDGFMSLYQAGILKRRVYDDEHLQALLNRGQISEQLTPQVLDLMEAEGERVIRTHEFEILQYHGVFRDDCRYELGHVIAPDGERIMANLAIPESRARLAAKCLGTHLRNGVVLHGGFFLGPRDFYDTLRRMPEAERRLFFMTGVDKINQLDRNPALYKAQRIEARFINTGMLVTLSGAVASDGLADGRVVSGVGGQYNFVAMAHQLPTGRSILMVRATRESADGAVTSNIVFNYAHCTIPRHLRDIVITEYGVADLRSRSDAQVAKALINIADSRFQDGLLEQAKQAGKIERDYVIPESYRYNTPQRLEQLLMPYRDEGGFPEYPLGCDFTDQEQVLARVLLAAKAQAARLPKWRLLLAGLTRVQISDAMKPYLQRLRLLEPADFTGRVTRRLVVNGLREDGVE is encoded by the coding sequence TTGCCGACGCTACACAAGGACGTCAACGCATGTGTTGGCGACATCATTGCCCGGGTGGGCAAAACCATCTCGATCGGTATGCCGTTGGGCTTGGGTAAGCCGGCGGCTCTGATCAATGCGTTGTATGCTCGGGCCTGTGAAGACCCCAGCATCACCTTGCGCATACTCACCGCGCTGACGCTGGAAAAACCACGTGGCAGCAGCGCGGTGGAGAAGGCCTTTCTCGAGCCGTTTGTGGCGCGGGTTTACGCCGATTGCCCTGATCTGGTCTATGCCGCCGATCTCAGCGCCGGGCGCTTGCCGCCCAATGTCGAGGTCTACGAATTCTTCTTCAAGCCTGGCAGTCGCATGGGCAATGCTCATGCGCAGCAGCACTACATCAGTTCCAACTACACCCATGCCGCCCGCGATGTGTTCGAGCAGGGCTGCAATGTGGCGGCCCAGCAGGTCAGCAAGCGCGAGGTTGATGGGGCGACACGTTACAGCCTGTCGGCTAATCCCGATACCTCACCGGAGCTGCTGCGCTTGCTGCGCGAAAGTGGACGCCCCCATGTGGTGGTTGGCGAGGTCAATCAGAACCTGCCTTACATGTATCAGGACGCGGAGGTGGCGGCAGCCGAATTCGATCTGGTGCTGGATCACCCGGCCCAAACCCGCACCCTGTTCTCCACGCCCAAGCTGGCCGTGACCACGCCGGATTATCTGGTTGGTGTGCATGCCAGCAGCCTGGTTCGCGATGGCGGCACCTTGCAGATCGGCATCGGCGCGCTGGGCGATGCGATTGTTCATGCCCTGCGCTTGCGCCATCAGGACAATACGCGCTATCGCGCCTTGCTCAAGGACACCGGCGCAGAGCGCGATCATGCGCATCTGATCGAGCGAATCGGCGGACGCGACGCTTTCGAGCGTGGGCTGTACGGGGCGACCGAGATGTTTGTCGACGGTTTCATGTCGCTCTACCAGGCCGGCATCCTCAAGCGCCGCGTGTATGACGATGAGCATCTGCAGGCTTTGCTTAACCGGGGGCAGATCAGCGAGCAGCTGACGCCACAGGTGCTGGACCTGATGGAGGCGGAAGGCGAGCGCGTGATCCGCACCCATGAGTTCGAGATCCTTCAGTACCACGGTGTTTTTCGTGACGACTGTCGCTACGAGCTTGGGCATGTGATCGCACCGGATGGCGAGCGCATCATGGCCAATCTGGCGATTCCCGAGTCACGCGCACGACTCGCCGCCAAGTGTCTGGGCACGCATCTGCGCAATGGCGTGGTGTTGCACGGCGGGTTCTTTCTCGGGCCGCGCGATTTCTACGACACCCTCAGGCGCATGCCGGAAGCGGAGCGCCGTCTGTTTTTCATGACCGGTGTCGACAAGATCAATCAGCTGGATCGCAACCCGGCGCTTTACAAGGCGCAACGTATCGAGGCCCGTTTTATCAACACCGGCATGCTGGTGACCTTGAGCGGTGCGGTGGCTTCGGATGGCCTGGCCGACGGGCGGGTGGTGTCCGGGGTGGGCGGACAATACAACTTTGTGGCCATGGCCCATCAGTTGCCGACCGGGCGCTCGATTCTGATGGTCCGGGCAACACGTGAAAGCGCCGACGGCGCGGTGACTTCGAATATCGTTTTCAACTATGCCCACTGCACCATACCGCGCCATCTGCGCGATATCGTGATCACCGAGTACGGGGTTGCCGACCTGCGTTCGCGCAGCGATGCCCAGGTGGCCAAGGCGCTGATCAATATCGCCGATTCACGTTTTCAGGACGGGCTGCTTGAGCAGGCCAAGCAGGCTGGAAAAATTGAGCGTGACTATGTCATACCGGAGTCATACCGCTACAACACCCCGCAGCGACTTGAGCAGTTGCTCATGCCATACCGAGACGAAGGCGGCTTTCCGGAATACCCGCTGGGTTGTGACTTTACCGATCAGGAACAGGTGCTGGCCCGTGTCTTGCTAGCGGCCAAAGCGCAGGCCGCGCGGTTGCCGAAGTGGAGGCTGCTGCTGGCGGGGCTCACGCGGGTGCAGATCAGTGACGCCATGAAGCCGTACCTGCAGCGTTTGCGCCTGCTGGAACCCGCAGACTTCACTGGCCGTGTTACCCGTAGGCTGGTGGTCAATGGCCTGCGTGAAGACGGTGTGGAGTAG
- a CDS encoding metallophosphoesterase, giving the protein MSASTSLTRRQMLRRLGLGAGAGLLLPGCNGGRGFAPQRSISPFQPRGLHVSLPGDAHSSRAVTWFTDGVEAPQSVVEYDVVTPGMSAQEIQTAPLRHQVEAESEPTTGIDAYTHRARFEIDPELPLRYRVGSAAGFSPVKVVQTTPSDTWRFVHFGDQGVNHRAEQLTQALSQEDYDLLLIAGDLSYANGDQPIWDDWFELMSPIMSERVTMTAPGNHEQKDFGGDAFKNRFTHPGTLTSDLFGAEPPNSFYSFDYNRVHFLVTTAGALIGDGTLPVELANIELDLANAALRRAAGQIDFIVVMQHFTIWTDQEGRSPANPTLVALEENIFLRYGVDVALVGHDHVYQRSVPMMLGLPNLLGYVQMMVGTGGASIRLFDDNGPQSWSAKEFVGIGYASYEVDGDTIRGVFKGAPPLDMSEEGRQFAEEGFRVIDEFEIKARGRILAQRFVHKPRPAEVLLADFDAIERHTLERNAHALKHCG; this is encoded by the coding sequence ATGTCCGCATCCACCTCACTGACCCGCCGTCAAATGCTTCGCCGCCTCGGTCTGGGAGCCGGTGCCGGGCTGCTGCTTCCGGGCTGCAATGGTGGCCGCGGATTCGCCCCGCAGCGCAGTATCTCGCCGTTTCAGCCCCGCGGCCTGCACGTCAGTCTGCCGGGTGATGCGCACAGCTCACGCGCGGTGACCTGGTTTACCGATGGCGTCGAAGCCCCACAGTCCGTTGTCGAATATGACGTAGTCACGCCCGGCATGAGCGCCCAGGAGATTCAAACCGCGCCGCTGCGCCATCAGGTTGAGGCCGAGTCTGAACCCACAACAGGCATTGACGCCTACACCCATCGGGCACGTTTCGAGATCGACCCGGAGCTGCCGCTGCGCTATCGGGTGGGCTCCGCCGCGGGTTTCTCGCCGGTCAAGGTCGTGCAGACCACCCCAAGCGACACCTGGCGCTTTGTTCATTTTGGCGATCAGGGCGTCAACCATCGCGCGGAACAGCTGACCCAGGCGCTCAGCCAGGAAGACTACGATCTGCTGCTGATTGCCGGCGATCTGTCCTATGCCAATGGCGACCAGCCGATCTGGGACGACTGGTTTGAGCTGATGTCGCCGATCATGAGCGAGCGCGTGACCATGACCGCGCCCGGTAACCATGAACAAAAGGATTTTGGTGGCGATGCGTTCAAGAATCGCTTTACCCACCCCGGCACCCTAACCAGCGATCTTTTCGGTGCCGAGCCGCCCAACAGCTTCTACAGCTTCGACTACAACCGTGTGCACTTCCTGGTCACCACGGCCGGCGCCCTGATCGGCGATGGCACCCTGCCTGTCGAACTGGCCAATATCGAACTGGATCTGGCCAATGCCGCGTTGCGCCGGGCTGCCGGGCAGATCGATTTCATCGTGGTGATGCAGCATTTCACCATCTGGACCGACCAGGAAGGACGCTCACCGGCCAACCCCACCCTGGTTGCCCTGGAAGAGAATATTTTCCTGCGTTACGGGGTCGATGTAGCTTTGGTGGGCCACGACCACGTCTACCAGCGCTCCGTACCCATGATGCTGGGCCTGCCCAATCTGCTGGGTTACGTGCAGATGATGGTCGGCACAGGCGGCGCCTCGATCCGCCTGTTCGATGACAACGGCCCGCAGAGCTGGTCGGCCAAGGAGTTTGTCGGCATCGGCTATGCCAGCTACGAAGTCGACGGGGACACCATCCGCGGTGTTTTCAAAGGCGCCCCGCCGCTGGACATGAGCGAGGAAGGGCGCCAGTTTGCCGAGGAAGGCTTCCGCGTCATCGACGAATTCGAAATCAAGGCACGCGGTCGCATCCTGGCCCAGCGCTTCGTTCATAAGCCACGCCCGGCCGAGGTCTTACTCGCTGATTTCGATGCCATCGAGCGTCACACCCTGGAGCGCAACGCGCATGCGCTGAAGCACTGCGGCTAG
- a CDS encoding acyl-CoA dehydrogenase family protein — translation MVDQAELELFRDNVRRFLEEEAQPHYEQWEKDGIVPKSFYRKMGENGLLCVDQPEEYGGIGAPFEFSVVVLEEAARMGFMALASNLSVHSDIAAPYILHLGSEEQKQFYLPRMASGECIGAIGMTEPGAGSDLQGIRSRADADGQGGYVVNGGKTFITNGQNAGVVVAAIKTDPAAGAKGTTLFLLDTDQDGFSRGRNLEKIGQHAADTSELFFKDMKVGADKVLGRLGGGFGHLIDELPRERLVLAAMAVAHARGALERTVAYVQERKAFGQSIASFQNTRFTLARLKSDIEVHQAYVNECSGKYQRGEMDVPTAAMIKYATTELEGRVVDQCLQLFGGYGYMSEYPISRDFVDARIQRIYGGTSEIMLEVIARSVLGR, via the coding sequence ATGGTTGACCAAGCCGAACTCGAACTTTTCCGCGACAACGTTCGCCGCTTTCTTGAAGAAGAGGCACAGCCGCACTACGAACAGTGGGAGAAAGACGGCATCGTGCCCAAATCGTTCTACCGCAAGATGGGTGAGAACGGCTTGCTGTGCGTGGATCAACCAGAAGAATATGGCGGCATCGGCGCGCCGTTCGAGTTCTCCGTGGTGGTGCTGGAAGAAGCTGCGCGCATGGGGTTTATGGCGCTGGCCAGCAATCTCAGCGTGCATTCGGATATCGCCGCCCCGTACATCCTGCATCTGGGCAGCGAAGAGCAGAAGCAGTTTTACCTGCCGCGCATGGCCAGCGGCGAATGCATCGGCGCCATCGGCATGACCGAACCCGGTGCGGGCTCGGATTTGCAGGGCATTCGCTCGCGCGCTGATGCTGATGGTCAGGGCGGTTATGTGGTCAATGGCGGCAAGACCTTCATCACCAACGGGCAGAATGCCGGTGTGGTGGTTGCCGCGATCAAGACCGACCCGGCGGCCGGTGCCAAGGGCACCACGCTGTTTCTGCTCGACACCGATCAGGACGGATTCTCACGCGGGCGCAACCTGGAAAAAATCGGTCAGCATGCCGCTGACACCTCCGAACTGTTCTTCAAGGACATGAAAGTCGGCGCCGACAAGGTACTGGGTCGGCTCGGCGGCGGCTTCGGTCATCTGATCGATGAACTGCCGCGCGAGCGCCTGGTGCTGGCCGCCATGGCCGTGGCGCACGCGCGCGGAGCATTGGAACGCACAGTGGCCTATGTGCAGGAGCGCAAGGCATTCGGGCAGAGCATCGCCAGCTTCCAGAACACGCGCTTTACCCTGGCGCGTCTGAAATCCGATATCGAGGTCCATCAGGCCTACGTCAACGAATGCTCCGGCAAGTACCAGCGTGGCGAGATGGATGTGCCGACCGCGGCCATGATCAAGTACGCCACCACCGAACTGGAAGGGCGTGTGGTCGACCAGTGCCTGCAGCTGTTCGGCGGCTACGGCTACATGAGCGAATACCCGATCTCGCGTGATTTTGTTGACGCGCGCATCCAGCGCATCTACGGCGGTACTTCGGAAATCATGCTCGAAGTGATCGCCCGTTCGGTGCTGGGGCGCTAA